In the genome of Lynx canadensis isolate LIC74 chromosome X, mLynCan4.pri.v2, whole genome shotgun sequence, one region contains:
- the LOC116737891 gene encoding glycine-rich cell wall structural protein 1.8-like: MRVELKRRARGPLLTPPAPPTVLRRVDSHRPWPVSPEGRPGWAAPHNRPLPFPSGASSGTATDCCPPRRPPHAGPRCPRPPVGGSGLGGRRLRLRRRRSPVCRLPGEVLPGAMAASGDGGQAPGGQENPMDEDEAGAPAAGGGNEVAGGEAGAGSDGVARGDGVPAGDGAAGGDGMAGDEAVGGDGVAGDREQVAGDGEAVAGDGDREARDEDRVAGGDRVGEGGVAGDGDREAGDEDRVAGGDRVGEGGVAGGEWVAGDGDWEAGDEDRVAGGDRVGGGGVAGGEWVAGDGDWEAEDEDRVAGGDWVGGGGVAGGEWVAGGGDGAAGGNWGAGDGEAGGDGVAGNEAAGGDWVVGAGVAGGDEVARGGDGVGGGGDGGAGGGGGDGDGGAGGGDVVAMGNRVAGGGVAGGGDGVAGDGVVGGGDMMAMGDRAAGGGDGAAGGGDGAADGGDAAADGGDRVAGNGVAGGGDGAADGGDGAAGDSGPHPAEAAVLAVPAEGLGEEAVGPEGGNAFEAGDDSDFGPAEEDGAEEPEAAGDVIVDAHHFPMVGFRFTFLDLVHSLLHLVHYNNHILVRPQPLQLNVPPAPPAATAAHEAQGSSSSSSSSSSSEATWETAEEPDKEEPAATEGTTNYQQENSDKEAQVSESGEEETFNQQQEGSH, translated from the exons ATGAGGGTGGAGCTCAAGAGGAGGGCACGCGGCCCATTGTTGACGCCTCCGGCCCCGCCCACCGTCCTCCGGCGGGTGGACTCTCACCGGCCGTGGCCAGTGTCGCCCgaggggaggcctgggtgggCCGCTCCCCACAACCGCCCCCTGCCCTTCCCGTCCGGGGCCTCCTCGGGCACCGCCACCGACTGCTGTCCCCCTCGGCGGCCACCTCACGCCGGGCCCCGTTGCCCTCGGCCTCCCGTCGGCGGCAGCGGGCTAGGCGGCCGCCGCCTTCGCCTCCGGCGTCGCCGCAGCCCTGTCTGTCGCCTCCCCGGTGAGGTACTCCCTGGTGCCATGGCCGCCTCCGGAGATGGAGGCCAGGCCCCGGGTGGCCAGGAGAACCCCATGGATGAGGATGAGGCGGGGGCCCCGGCGGCCGGAGGGGGCAACGAGGTGGCCGGCGGCGAGGCCGGGGCCGGCAGTGATGGAGTAGCCAGGGGCGATGGGGTGCCCGCTGGAGACGGAGCGGCTGGTGGCGATGGGATGGCCGGAGACGAAGCGGTCGGTGGCGACGGGGTGGCCGGAGACAGAGAACAGGTGGCTGGAGACGGAGAGGCAGTGGCCGGAGATGGAGACCGGGAGGCCAGAGACGAAGACAGAGTGGCCGGCGGCGATCGGGTGGGCGAAGGAGGAGTGGCCGGAGATGGAGACCGGGAGGCCGGAGACGAAGACAGAGTGGCCGGCGGCGATCGGGTGGGCGAAGGAGGAGTGGCCGGCGGAGAATGGGTGGCCGGAGATGGAGACTGGGAGGCCGGAGACGAAGACAGAGTGGCCGGCGGCGATCGGGTGGGCGGAGGAGGAGTGGCCGGCGGAGAATGGGTGGCCGGAGATGGAGACTGGGAGGCCGAAGACGAAGACAGAGTGGCCGGCGGGgattgggtgggtgggggtggagtggccGGCGGAGAATGGGTGGCCGGAGGTGGAGACGGAGCGGCCGGCGGAAACTGGGGGGCCGGAGATGGAGAGGCCGGCGGAGACGGGGTGGCCGGAAACGAAGCGGCCGGCGGAGACTGGGTGGTCGGAGCAGGAGTGGCCGGTGGAGACGAGGTGGCCAGAGGTGGAGACGGAGTGGGCGGAGGCGGAGACGGAGGGGCCGGAGGCGGAGGCGGAGACGGAGACGGAGGGGCCGGAGGCGGAGACGTGGTGGCCATGGGCAACAGAGTGGCCGGAGGCGGAGTGGCCGGAGGCGGAGATGGAGTGGCTGGAGACGGAGTGGTTGGTGGTGGAGACATGATGGCCATGGGCGACAGAGCGGCCGGCGGCGGAGACGGAGCGGCCGGCGGCGGAGACGGAGCGGCCGATGGAGGAGACGCAGCGGCCGATGGCGGAGACCGAGTGGCTGGAAACGGAGTGGCTGGCGGTGGAGACGGAGCGGCCGATGGCGGAGACGGAGCGGCCGGGGACTCCGGGCCCCACCCTGCCGAGGCTGCCGTTTTGGCCGTGCCTGCGGAAGGCCTCGGGGAGGAGGCGGTGGGCCCCGAGGGCGGGAACGCCTTCGAGGCTGGCGACGACTCGGACTTCGGGCCGGCAGAAGAGGACGGGGCGGAAGAGCCGGAGGCCGCCGGGGACGTAATTGTGGACGCCCACCATTTCCCAATGGTGGGCTTTCGCTTTACGTTCCTGGACCTGGTGCATTCACTGCTACACCTCGTCCACTACAACAACCACATCCTCGTGCGGCCCCAGCCTCTGCAGCTCAACGTTCCCCCTGCGCCCCCAGCGGCGACCGCGGCCCACGAGGCCCAGGGCTCGTCATCGTCGtcatcgtcgtcgtcgtcgtcggaGGCTACCTGGGAGACCGCGGAGGAGCCTGACAAGGAGGAGCCGGCGGCCACAGAGG GAACAACAAACTATCAGCAGGAAAACTCTGATAAGGAGGCGCAAGTCTCGGAGAGCGGGGAAGAAGAGACGTTTAACCAACAACAAGAAGGATCTCACTGA